The following proteins are encoded in a genomic region of candidate division WOR-3 bacterium:
- a CDS encoding DUF5668 domain-containing protein, with product MGCGLWGALFLIVIGVWIWASNYGFRFSFYRDWPVLFVIIGFFALLRILKRRR from the coding sequence ATGGGATGTGGTCTTTGGGGGGCGTTATTTCTAATAGTCATCGGGGTTTGGATTTGGGCTTCAAATTATGGTTTTCGTTTTTCTTTTTACCGGGATTGGCCAGTTCTTTTTGTTATTATCGGTTTTTTTGCCCTTTTACGAATTTTAAAACGACGTCGCTAA
- a CDS encoding DUF2089 family protein, producing the protein MIKKIQKCPICGGGLVISELKCVNCDLKMRKDFALCEFCQLPEEDYEFLKIFLKTEGKLTDIEKILGISYPTIKAKIETLLKRLNLVVYKEPIDPIDGIAEGKLTVEEAIAILKSRKKGGGK; encoded by the coding sequence ATGATTAAAAAAATTCAAAAATGTCCGATATGTGGAGGGGGGTTGGTGATAAGTGAATTGAAATGCGTAAATTGTGACTTAAAAATGAGAAAGGATTTCGCTCTCTGTGAATTCTGCCAACTGCCCGAAGAGGATTATGAATTTTTGAAAATCTTCCTAAAAACTGAGGGGAAACTAACCGATATCGAAAAAATCTTAGGAATTTCCTACCCAACGATAAAAGCTAAAATCGAAACTCTTCTTAAAAGATTGAATCTTGTGGTTTATAAAGAGCCGATTGATCCTATTGATGGAATTGCCGAAGGGAAATTAACAGTTGAAGAGGCGATCGCCATTTTAAAAAGCCGAAAAAAAGGAGGTGGAAAATAA
- a CDS encoding DUF4097 family beta strand repeat-containing protein, giving the protein MKILKLLEEGKINAEEAARLLEAIGESEGRKRRGFFWQGMESLSDMMSDMMGMVFSTAFKNHPTLEKFRTSGKKKIEFKGISGDIEINGLETDEIVVEKDGFAKIIETSDSLIIKAISGNVKINTPAKIDLEIKGLSGDIHLNNLTGRIEMVSVSGDIVGRRLKGVFKGEFVSGDVDLEFEEIEDIEINSRYGDIILHINPTQEAEIEVMTDEGDINCELPLKDLIKKPNYLKGILNTAKAKIYINNRHGDIKLKAIL; this is encoded by the coding sequence ATGAAAATTTTGAAATTGCTCGAAGAAGGTAAAATAAATGCGGAAGAAGCAGCAAGACTTCTTGAGGCCATCGGTGAATCTGAAGGTAGAAAACGACGCGGCTTTTTTTGGCAGGGGATGGAGTCGCTTTCGGATATGATGTCTGATATGATGGGCATGGTTTTTAGCACCGCTTTTAAAAACCATCCCACCTTGGAGAAATTTAGAACTTCCGGTAAAAAGAAGATAGAATTTAAAGGAATTAGCGGGGATATTGAAATAAATGGTTTGGAGACCGATGAAATCGTTGTTGAAAAAGATGGGTTCGCAAAAATAATTGAAACCAGTGACAGCTTGATCATTAAAGCAATAAGCGGTAATGTGAAGATTAATACCCCGGCAAAAATTGATTTGGAAATCAAAGGATTATCGGGTGACATACATTTGAATAATTTAACGGGTCGAATTGAAATGGTTTCAGTCTCAGGAGACATTGTAGGGAGAAGATTAAAAGGTGTTTTTAAAGGCGAATTTGTATCCGGTGATGTAGATCTGGAATTTGAGGAGATTGAAGATATAGAGATAAATTCCCGCTATGGGGATATCATCTTGCATATTAACCCCACCCAAGAAGCAGAAATTGAAGTAATGACTGATGAGGGAGATATAAATTGCGAATTACCTTTAAAGGATTTGATAAAAAAACCGAATTATCTAAAAGGAATATTGAACACGGCCAAGGCAAAGATTTATATCAATAATCGTCACGGTGATATTAAGTTAAAAGCAATTTTATAA
- the dacB gene encoding D-alanyl-D-alanine carboxypeptidase/D-alanyl-D-alanine-endopeptidase — translation MILTLIFGFLSFDTLLNIPELQNAHYGLCFYDLTADSMIYEYNGARVFVPASNMKLITTAAALYFLGDDFRYKTFLYLRGRINEKRLYGDIVLQGGGDPNFSIENMEKFVRKIQELGINEITGAILVIDDYFTNERLPIGWAWHYLDAKYAPEISALSFNKNVVSVRIRPQSIGETALVYIHPPTKYVKLINNIVSTANSENLIIYRKPEENLIVVEGMIKNARDIDVAVKDPALFAGEYLKERLSAQGVKINKPVARIRSYEIFIGKESPILADSILSSPLIEIIKETNTESENLYAEILLKTLGAQLYKEGSFNAGLTVVKNFLTKCGVDTGWVSIWDGSGLSKHNLLSPRALIAVLKFMYQSNLFYDFYNSLPDPGKGTLKARFNGFSDTLKAKTGAIQAASCLSGYLKVNGTDYAFSLLFNNFTCPTKKITQIQEKIIRTFAEAQRKKNLENIRTVNPAEVIQQ, via the coding sequence GGGTTATGTTTTTATGATCTGACTGCCGACAGCATGATTTATGAGTATAATGGAGCACGCGTCTTTGTACCAGCATCTAATATGAAACTTATTACCACGGCAGCAGCATTATATTTTTTGGGCGATGATTTCAGGTATAAAACCTTTCTCTATCTACGAGGCAGGATTAATGAAAAAAGATTATATGGTGACATTGTGCTACAGGGAGGTGGGGATCCAAACTTCAGTATTGAAAATATGGAAAAATTCGTGCGTAAAATTCAAGAATTAGGTATAAACGAGATAACCGGTGCAATTCTGGTTATTGATGACTATTTCACCAATGAACGTCTGCCAATAGGCTGGGCCTGGCACTATCTTGATGCCAAATATGCCCCGGAAATAAGTGCCCTCTCGTTTAATAAAAATGTTGTATCCGTGCGCATTAGACCCCAATCAATAGGCGAAACAGCACTTGTATATATCCATCCCCCTACCAAATATGTGAAATTAATAAACAATATTGTATCAACCGCAAATTCCGAAAATTTGATTATTTATCGTAAACCTGAAGAAAATCTCATTGTTGTGGAAGGAATGATAAAAAATGCTCGTGATATTGATGTTGCTGTAAAAGACCCCGCATTATTCGCAGGTGAATATCTAAAAGAAAGACTGAGTGCCCAAGGAGTAAAAATCAATAAACCTGTAGCGCGGATAAGAAGTTACGAAATCTTTATTGGCAAAGAATCACCCATTCTTGCCGATTCTATTCTTTCATCACCGTTAATTGAAATAATAAAAGAAACCAACACCGAAAGCGAAAATCTATACGCCGAAATACTCCTTAAAACCCTTGGTGCGCAACTGTACAAAGAAGGAAGTTTTAATGCCGGCCTTACTGTGGTAAAGAATTTTCTTACCAAATGTGGTGTTGATACAGGTTGGGTCTCTATTTGGGATGGTTCGGGTCTTTCCAAACACAATCTGCTGTCTCCGCGCGCCTTGATCGCCGTTTTAAAATTTATGTACCAGAGCAATTTATTTTATGATTTTTATAACTCCCTGCCGGACCCGGGCAAGGGCACTTTGAAGGCAAGATTTAATGGTTTTTCGGATACTCTCAAAGCAAAAACCGGTGCCATTCAAGCGGCCTCCTGTTTGAGTGGCTATCTTAAGGTAAACGGCACCGATTACGCTTTTTCCCTGCTCTTCAATAATTTTACCTGTCCCACTAAAAAAATTACGCAGATACAGGAAAAAATTATCAGAACTTTTGCGGAAGCACAGCGGAAGAAAAATTTGGAAAACATAAGGACAGTCAACCCAGCCGAGGTTATTCAGCAATGA